The Acetomicrobium thermoterrenum DSM 13490 genomic sequence TCCTGGGCCGACAAGTCGCTTCTCTCGAGCGGCTGGTATCCGAAGGGCTGTAAAAAAAGCAAGGACAGGCTTAGACATTATTCCTCCTTCTTTGATACCGTGGAGGCCGACTCCTTCTTTTATTCATTGCCTGACCCAGCGGTCATCTATTCTTGGATGGCCGCGACACCTCCCGATTTCCTCTTTAATGTGAAGGCCTTTGCCCTCTTCACGAATCATGCCCTTTCGGTTAAAAATCTGCCCCTTTGGTGCAGGGAAAAGCTTGTCGACAGATCGAATGAAGGCTTTCAATCCTCGCGAATTACCCTTTGGGACCTCGACAGAAAGTCGAGAGCACGGCTTTTCGATCATTTTGTCTTTCTGATATCGATCTTAAAATCTACCAAAAGGTTAGGTTACGTGCTTTTCCAGTTCTCTCCGAAAACTAGATATCACGAGCGGTGGCTTGCATACATAAAGAGATTGCGCGAACTGCTGCCCTCCTATCCCATAGCTATTGAGGTGAGGCACATATCGTGGTTTGAAGGGGATGGAAAGACCAAGTTCTTGGACCTGCTCGGCGAGGAGAATATGGCTTACGTGGCTGTCGATGAACCCGAGCTTTCCTGGACTGTGCCGAAAGATTGGTACATAACATCTTCATGGGGCAGCGTCATAAGGTTTCACGGGAGGAATGCTTTGGCATGGAAGAAGGGTTCGACGGTTTTGGAAAAATACAGATATAAGTATACAGAGGAAGAGC encodes the following:
- a CDS encoding DUF72 domain-containing protein, translated to MDVDFRIGTCSWADKSLLSSGWYPKGCKKSKDRLRHYSSFFDTVEADSFFYSLPDPAVIYSWMAATPPDFLFNVKAFALFTNHALSVKNLPLWCREKLVDRSNEGFQSSRITLWDLDRKSRARLFDHFVFLISILKSTKRLGYVLFQFSPKTRYHERWLAYIKRLRELLPSYPIAIEVRHISWFEGDGKTKFLDLLGEENMAYVAVDEPELSWTVPKDWYITSSWGSVIRFHGRNALAWKKGSTVLEKYRYKYTEEELRGWLDAALSMKLPGRVFMMFNNCYRDYAVQNALWMKKMLGLTKDEVPLQMSLLEGLEAPLGSERTGGDNGDIKT